The Hymenobacter baengnokdamensis genome includes a region encoding these proteins:
- a CDS encoding Uma2 family endonuclease — translation MTPTVTSLADLDPNGTYSYADYLSWQFAELVELLRGKIMRRMSAPTDRHQALVGNLFAHFHAHLRRQACQVRVAPYDVRLPKRGATADAAIHTVVQPDVCVICDPSKIEPRGCLGAPDLIVEVVSPRTAARDWQDKFDLYEEAGVGEYWIVLPQEEDISVFVLEEATGRYRLVGEYAGPGPIPCRTLPALALDWADIFADKLV, via the coding sequence ATGACTCCTACCGTCACCTCCCTGGCCGACCTCGACCCCAACGGCACGTACTCTTACGCCGACTACCTCAGCTGGCAGTTTGCCGAGTTGGTAGAGTTGCTGCGCGGCAAAATCATGCGCCGCATGAGCGCGCCCACCGACCGCCATCAGGCGCTGGTGGGAAATCTATTTGCTCACTTTCATGCGCACCTGCGGCGGCAGGCCTGCCAGGTGCGCGTGGCGCCTTACGATGTGCGCCTACCCAAGCGGGGCGCCACCGCCGACGCGGCCATCCACACGGTAGTGCAGCCCGATGTCTGCGTCATCTGCGACCCTAGTAAGATTGAGCCGCGCGGCTGCCTCGGCGCCCCCGACCTCATCGTGGAAGTGGTGTCGCCCCGCACCGCCGCCCGCGACTGGCAGGATAAGTTTGACCTCTACGAAGAAGCCGGCGTGGGCGAGTACTGGATAGTGCTGCCCCAGGAGGAAGATATTTCAGTGTTTGTGCTGGAGGAGGCTACCGGCCGCTACCGCCTGGTGGGCGAGTACGCCGGGCCGGGGCCGATTCCGTGCCGCACGCTCCCTGCCCTGGCCCTGGATTGGGCCGATATTTTTGCCGATAAGCTGGTGTAA
- a CDS encoding aspartate kinase, producing MLTVEKIGGTSMTAFADVLQNIILHQREGAALYNRIFVVSAYANVTNWLLENKKTGAPGVYHRITEHQEFRAALQDVAARLKELNTHYAPLGLDLAVADAFIQQRIAQAQTYLESLVNILASGYVNGANILQAAREILASIGEAHSAFNSVNILQNRGVNATLIDLSGFDDARALTIDERIRQAFAGIDFATTICVATGYTKGTEGIMREFDRGYSEVTFSKIAVAVKPQEAIIHKEYHLCSADPMLVGVDHCHPVGFTNYDVADQLADVGMEAIHPKASKPLEINAIDLRIKNTFEPGHPGTLITRDYVAPRKHVEVITGTDKVVMIDIYDPLMVGTVGFDLQLMQSFYDLGVSYIFKATSANSISMLIWEKDLKPQLIEALEAKYEKVTIEKASLVCLIGSNIDQPGLLAKAAGSLAEVGISIRSAGFALRKVNIQFILAREDYKTAIIALNKALG from the coding sequence GTGCTCACAGTAGAAAAAATCGGCGGCACTTCCATGACCGCCTTCGCCGATGTTCTCCAGAACATCATCTTGCACCAACGCGAGGGCGCAGCCCTCTACAACCGCATCTTCGTGGTGTCGGCCTACGCCAACGTTACCAACTGGCTGCTGGAGAACAAGAAAACCGGCGCGCCCGGCGTGTATCACCGCATCACCGAGCACCAGGAGTTTCGGGCCGCGCTGCAAGACGTGGCGGCCCGGCTCAAGGAGCTGAATACCCACTATGCCCCGCTGGGCCTTGACCTGGCCGTGGCCGACGCCTTCATTCAGCAGCGCATAGCCCAGGCCCAGACCTACCTCGAAAGCCTGGTGAATATATTAGCCTCGGGCTATGTTAACGGGGCTAATATCCTCCAGGCGGCCCGCGAGATTCTGGCCAGCATCGGGGAGGCGCATTCAGCGTTCAACTCGGTGAATATTTTGCAAAACCGGGGCGTAAATGCGACGCTCATCGACCTCAGCGGCTTCGACGATGCGCGGGCGCTCACCATCGACGAGCGCATCAGGCAAGCCTTCGCGGGCATCGACTTTGCCACTACCATCTGCGTGGCCACCGGCTACACCAAGGGCACCGAGGGCATTATGCGCGAGTTCGACCGGGGCTACTCGGAAGTGACGTTCAGCAAGATAGCCGTGGCGGTGAAGCCCCAGGAGGCCATTATTCACAAAGAGTACCACCTCTGCTCGGCCGACCCTATGCTGGTGGGCGTAGACCACTGCCACCCCGTAGGCTTCACCAACTACGACGTGGCCGACCAGCTCGCCGACGTGGGCATGGAGGCGATTCATCCCAAAGCCTCGAAGCCGCTGGAAATAAATGCCATCGACCTGCGCATCAAAAATACCTTCGAGCCCGGGCATCCCGGCACACTCATCACCCGCGACTACGTAGCCCCGCGCAAGCACGTCGAAGTCATCACCGGCACCGATAAAGTGGTGATGATTGACATCTACGACCCGCTGATGGTGGGTACCGTGGGGTTCGATTTGCAGCTCATGCAGTCGTTTTATGACCTGGGCGTCAGCTACATCTTCAAGGCTACCAGTGCCAACAGCATCTCGATGCTTATCTGGGAAAAAGACCTGAAGCCGCAGCTTATCGAAGCGCTGGAAGCTAAATACGAGAAGGTGACCATCGAAAAAGCCTCGCTGGTTTGCCTGATTGGCTCCAATATCGACCAGCCCGGCCTGCTCGCCAAGGCGGCCGGCTCCCTGGCCGAGGTGGGCATCAGTATTCGCAGCGCCGGCTTTGCATTAAGAAAAGTAAATATTCAATTTATTTTAGCGCGCGAAGACTATAAAACCGCCATTATCGCCCTGAATAAGGCGCTGGGGTAG
- a CDS encoding CocE/NonD family hydrolase codes for MKKLLPAAFLLTLGLAAPAAYAQQALALPPATQSVSDAENKATQAADTLYIQQHYTKTEYQVPMRDGVKLCTIVYAPRDADKVRYPILLNRTPYSIGPYGPTRFKLNIGPSSLMMREGYIFAYQDVRGRYMSEGEFLDMRPELEKHATKKDTDEGTDTFDTIEYLLKHGPKSNGRVGQWGISYPGFYTSTGLLSRHPALKAASPQAPIADWFWDDFHHNGAFFLPHAFNFLYSFGQARPQPTALNNPGIKHGTPDGYDFFLRMGPLKNANEQYYKGKVAFWNQLMQHPDYDAFWQARNLRPHLHDLKAAVLTVGGFNDAEDLFGALNTYQTIEQKNPGLSNRLVMGPWVHGGWARGTGEMVGNVAYGPSPSLWYQQNVEAPFFKSYLKAEKPGSDLPEATVFEGGTNRWRTFDAWPPKQAQTKTLYFRQAGGLSFNAPTSGENERRMAGVDSEFDQFISDPAHPVPFIETTNIGMTREYMTDDQRFASRRPDVLTYQTEPLTEDMTMAGPIQALLQVATTGTDADWVVKIIDVYPDDTPDNPRTAPGVHLGGYQQMVRSEVMRGRFRDSFSQPKPFVANEVTAVPFTVQDLMHTFRKGHRLMVQVQSTWFPLVDRNPQKYVPNIYAADAADFQAATHRLYHDPAHASQLVVKVLP; via the coding sequence ATGAAAAAACTCCTACCCGCCGCTTTTCTGCTCACCCTCGGCCTGGCTGCGCCGGCAGCCTACGCCCAGCAGGCCCTTGCGCTGCCGCCGGCCACGCAGTCGGTGAGCGATGCCGAAAATAAAGCCACCCAGGCGGCCGATACCCTCTACATCCAGCAGCATTATACCAAGACGGAGTACCAGGTGCCGATGCGCGACGGGGTGAAGCTCTGCACCATCGTGTACGCGCCCCGGGATGCCGATAAGGTGCGCTATCCTATCCTGCTCAACCGCACGCCCTACTCAATTGGCCCGTACGGCCCCACCAGGTTTAAGCTAAACATCGGCCCCAGCAGCCTGATGATGCGGGAAGGGTACATCTTCGCCTACCAGGACGTGCGCGGGCGCTATATGTCGGAAGGCGAGTTTCTGGACATGCGCCCCGAGCTGGAAAAGCACGCCACCAAAAAGGATACCGACGAGGGCACCGATACCTTCGACACCATCGAGTACCTGCTCAAGCACGGCCCCAAAAGCAACGGCCGCGTGGGTCAGTGGGGCATTTCTTACCCCGGCTTCTATACCTCAACCGGCCTCTTGAGCCGCCACCCGGCCCTGAAAGCCGCCTCCCCCCAGGCTCCGATTGCCGACTGGTTCTGGGATGACTTTCACCACAACGGGGCATTTTTTCTGCCCCATGCCTTCAATTTTCTGTACAGCTTCGGGCAGGCGCGGCCCCAGCCCACGGCCCTGAACAACCCCGGCATCAAGCACGGCACGCCCGATGGCTACGATTTCTTTCTGCGCATGGGTCCGCTAAAGAATGCCAACGAGCAGTACTACAAGGGCAAGGTGGCGTTCTGGAACCAGCTCATGCAGCACCCCGACTACGACGCCTTCTGGCAGGCTCGCAACCTGCGCCCGCACCTGCACGACCTGAAGGCGGCCGTGCTCACGGTGGGCGGCTTCAATGATGCCGAAGATCTGTTTGGGGCGCTGAATACCTACCAGACCATTGAGCAGAAAAATCCCGGCCTTTCCAACCGCCTCGTAATGGGCCCCTGGGTGCACGGAGGCTGGGCGCGCGGCACCGGCGAGATGGTCGGCAACGTGGCCTACGGCCCGTCGCCCTCGCTGTGGTACCAGCAAAACGTGGAAGCGCCCTTCTTCAAATCATACCTGAAAGCTGAAAAGCCCGGCTCTGACCTGCCCGAAGCAACGGTGTTTGAGGGCGGAACCAACCGCTGGCGCACCTTCGATGCCTGGCCGCCAAAGCAGGCCCAGACCAAAACGCTTTATTTTCGGCAGGCCGGCGGCCTCAGCTTCAATGCGCCGACCTCGGGCGAAAACGAGCGCCGCATGGCCGGGGTCGACTCCGAGTTCGACCAGTTTATTAGCGACCCTGCGCACCCGGTACCGTTTATCGAAACAACCAACATCGGCATGACCCGCGAGTACATGACCGACGACCAGCGCTTTGCCAGCCGTCGCCCCGATGTGCTCACCTACCAGACCGAGCCGCTGACTGAGGATATGACCATGGCCGGCCCCATTCAGGCGCTGCTGCAAGTAGCCACCACCGGCACCGACGCCGACTGGGTGGTGAAAATCATCGACGTGTACCCCGATGATACGCCCGACAACCCGCGCACCGCGCCCGGCGTGCACCTCGGCGGCTACCAGCAAATGGTGCGCTCCGAAGTGATGCGCGGCCGCTTCCGCGACAGCTTTAGCCAGCCCAAGCCCTTCGTGGCCAATGAGGTAACGGCCGTGCCCTTCACCGTGCAGGACCTGATGCACACCTTCCGCAAGGGCCACCGCCTCATGGTGCAGGTGCAAAGCACCTGGTTTCCGCTCGTGGACAGAAATCCGCAGAAGTATGTGCCCAACATCTACGCGGCCGATGCAGCGGACTTCCAGGCGGCCACGCACCGGCTCTACCACGACCCGGCGCACGCTTCGCAGTTGGTAGTGAAGGTGTTGCCGTAA
- a CDS encoding DUF2911 domain-containing protein, translating to MKFIAPSFRTALVLTTTLLAASAAQAQITTPQPSPKATVNQRVGLTDVTITYSRPSVKNRTVFGDSTTKAVVAYGKRWRTGANATTSIRFSDDVTVEGKKVAAGEYGIYTIPGKAAWTIVLNKSLKQGADVAGFKNAEDVARFTVKPYKLGAKVETFTVTFADLTPATANVALEWETTGAKFKIVSDVDSKVLAQIDEKVTKNASPSANDLAGAAVYYYDNNKDLKQALAWIEKANATDPKFWNMNTEAKIRLKMKDYKGAIAAAERSKKLALAATPANTEYAKMDDELLAEAKKMGK from the coding sequence ATGAAATTTATTGCGCCCTCTTTCAGAACCGCCCTGGTCCTGACTACTACCCTGTTGGCGGCTTCGGCCGCGCAGGCTCAGATTACCACGCCGCAGCCCAGCCCGAAGGCCACCGTGAACCAGCGGGTGGGCCTGACCGACGTAACGATTACGTATTCGCGCCCCAGCGTGAAAAACCGGACAGTTTTTGGCGACTCGACCACCAAGGCCGTGGTGGCGTATGGCAAGCGCTGGCGTACCGGCGCCAATGCCACTACCAGCATCAGGTTTTCGGATGATGTGACGGTGGAGGGCAAGAAAGTGGCCGCCGGCGAATATGGCATTTATACGATACCTGGCAAAGCTGCCTGGACTATCGTGCTCAACAAAAGCCTGAAGCAAGGGGCCGACGTGGCCGGCTTCAAGAATGCGGAGGATGTGGCGCGCTTCACGGTGAAGCCTTATAAGCTGGGGGCCAAGGTAGAAACCTTTACCGTGACCTTCGCCGACCTGACGCCCGCCACCGCCAACGTAGCGCTGGAGTGGGAAACGACCGGCGCAAAATTTAAAATCGTGAGCGACGTGGACAGCAAAGTGCTGGCTCAGATTGACGAGAAAGTGACGAAAAATGCCAGTCCTTCGGCCAACGACCTGGCCGGCGCGGCCGTGTATTACTACGACAACAACAAGGACCTGAAGCAGGCGCTCGCCTGGATTGAGAAGGCCAACGCCACCGACCCTAAGTTCTGGAACATGAATACGGAGGCAAAAATCCGCCTCAAGATGAAAGACTACAAAGGCGCCATCGCGGCCGCCGAGCGCTCGAAAAAGCTGGCGCTGGCCGCTACGCCCGCCAACACGGAGTATGCCAAGATGGACGATGAGCTGCTTGCCGAAGCGAAGAAAATGGGCAAGTAA